A single window of Ferrimonas balearica DSM 9799 DNA harbors:
- a CDS encoding symmetrical bis(5'-nucleosyl)-tetraphosphatase, which yields MANYFVGDIQGCYDELRRLLDKVHFDPSQDTLWACGDLIARGPDSLSVLRLMREMGPAGQTVLGNHDLHLLAVAAGIKKYKPRDRVDPLLAAPDLPELVDWLRQQPLLHELPQQKLLLTHAGLPPHWDLDTARARAKAVSKTLKGKRYLDFIGQMYGEKPDDDRDLDDEVQRQTYTVNALTRMRFLHLDGRLDFASKLGPDDERELVPWFRFPGHTLLQTHRLVFGHWAALMGRTQNANAIALDTGCCWGNHMTLWCLEDNQRHYQTALD from the coding sequence GCTGTTATGACGAACTGCGCCGCCTGCTGGATAAGGTCCACTTCGACCCCAGCCAGGACACCCTGTGGGCCTGTGGCGATCTGATCGCCCGTGGTCCGGATTCGCTGTCAGTACTGCGCCTGATGCGGGAGATGGGCCCGGCCGGACAAACCGTGCTGGGTAACCACGACCTGCACCTGTTGGCCGTGGCGGCGGGGATCAAAAAGTACAAGCCCCGTGACCGGGTTGACCCGCTGCTGGCCGCCCCGGACCTGCCGGAACTGGTGGACTGGCTGCGCCAGCAACCCCTGCTCCATGAGTTGCCGCAACAGAAGCTGCTGCTGACCCACGCCGGCCTGCCACCGCACTGGGATCTGGACACCGCCCGGGCCCGCGCCAAAGCGGTATCGAAAACCCTCAAAGGCAAGCGTTACCTCGACTTTATCGGCCAGATGTATGGCGAAAAGCCCGACGATGACCGCGACCTCGACGACGAGGTGCAGCGCCAGACCTACACCGTCAACGCCCTGACCCGGATGCGCTTTCTGCATCTGGACGGTCGTCTCGACTTCGCCAGTAAGCTGGGCCCGGACGACGAGCGCGAGTTGGTGCCCTGGTTCCGCTTCCCCGGCCACACCCTGCTCCAGACCCACCGCCTGGTGTTTGGCCATTGGGCCGCACTGATGGGCCGCACCCAGAACGCGAACGCCATCGCCCTCGATACCGGCTGCTGCTGGGGCAACCATATGACC